The following are encoded in a window of Cygnus atratus isolate AKBS03 ecotype Queensland, Australia chromosome 8, CAtr_DNAZoo_HiC_assembly, whole genome shotgun sequence genomic DNA:
- the SELE gene encoding LOW QUALITY PROTEIN: E-selectin (The sequence of the model RefSeq protein was modified relative to this genomic sequence to represent the inferred CDS: substituted 1 base at 1 genomic stop codon) gives MTYDEAEKWCKKFHTNLVAIQNKSENYYLNEILPFNPGYYWIGIRKINGNWTWIGTNKSLGDDKNWATGEPNGTGKNEDCVEIYIKRGTDDGKWNDENCEKKKVALCYRASCNESTCSGNGKCNETINNYTCDCNPGFYGRNCELAVTCPALTPIAHGSVNCSDPSVNVTWGSNCTFTCEEGFVLKGPATLQCGSSGDWIGEQPSCEAVTCPALTPIAHGSVNCSDPSVNVTWGTNCMFTCEEGFVLTKPATLQCGSSGDWIGEQPSCEAVTCPALTPIAHGSVNCSDPSVNVTWGTNCMFTCEEGFVLTKPATLQCGSSGDWIGEQPSCEAVTCPALTPIAHGSVNCSDPSVNVTWGTNCMFTCEEGFVLKGPATLQCGSSGDWIGEQPSCEAVTCPALTPIAHGSVNCSDPSVNVTWGTNCMFTCEEGFVLTKPATLQCGSSGDWIGEQPSCEAVTCPALTPIAHGSVNCSDPSVNVTWGTNCTFTCEEGFVLKGPATLQCGSSGDWIGEQPSCEAVRCEAVTWLEGFMTCDHAPXDLVCHSCCDFHCQEGYVPEGSSSTECMAEGQWSEPFPKCKVKSYWLYNVNH, from the exons ATGACCTATGATGAAGCAGAGAAGTGGTGCAAAAAGTTTCATACTAACTTGGTTGCCATTCAGAATAAGAGCGAAAACTACTATCTCAATGAAATCTTACCCTTCAATCCGGGTTACTACTGGATTGGAATCAGAAAAATTAATGGTAACTGGACCTGGATAGGAACAAACAAATCACTGGGAGATGATAAAAACTGGGCTACCGGTGAGCCAAAtggcacaggaaaaaatgaggacTGTGTTGAAATCTACATCAAAAGAGGGACGGATGATGGCAAATGGAATGATGAGAATTGTGAGAAAAAGAAGGTCGCCTTGTGCTATAGAG cttcttGCAACGAGTCTACCTGCAGTGGCAATGGGAAATGCAATGAGACTATTAACAATTACACCTGCGATTGTAACCCTGGATTCTATGGGAGGAATTGTGAACTTG CTGTGACCTGCCCTGCCTTAACACCCATTGCGCATGGCTCTGTGAACTGCTCCGATCCCTCTGTGAATGTCACCTGGGGTAGCAACTGCACGTTCACTTGTGAGGAAGGATTTGTCCTGAAAGGACCAGCCACGCTGCAGTGCGGATCTTCTGGGGACTGGATTGGGGAGCAGCCATCCTGTGAAG CTGTGACCTGCCCTGCCTTAACACCCATTGCTCACGGCTCTGTGAACTGCTCCGATCCCTCTGTGAATGTCACCTGGGGTACCAACTGCATGTTCACTTGTGAGGAAGGATTTGTCCTGACAAAACCAGCCACGCTGCAGTGCGGATCTTCTGGGGACTGGATTGGGGAGCAGCCATCCTGTGAAG CTGTGACCTGCCCTGCCTTAACACCCATTGCTCACGGCTCTGTGAACTGCTCCGATCCCTCTGTGAATGTCACCTGGGGTACCAACTGCATGTTCACTTGTGAGGAAGGATTTGTCCTGACAAAACCAGCCACGCTGCAGTGCGGATCTTCTGGGGACTGGATTGGGGAGCAGCCATCCTGTGAAG CTGTGACCTGCCCTGCCTTAACACCCATTGCTCACGGCTCTGTGAACTGCTCCGATCCCTCTGTGAATGTCACCTGGGGTACCAACTGCATGTTCACTTGTGAGGAAGGATTTGTCCTGAAAGGACCAGCCACGCTGCAGTGCGGATCTTCTGGGGACTGGATTGGGGAGCAGCCATCCTGTGAAG CTGTGACCTGCCCTGCCTTAACACCCATTGCTCACGGCTCTGTGAACTGCTCCGATCCCTCTGTGAATGTCACCTGGGGTACCAACTGCATGTTCACTTGTGAGGAAGGATTTGTCCTGACAAAACCAGCCACGCTGCAGTGCGGATCTTCTGGGGACTGGATTGGGGAGCAGCCATCCTGTGAAG CTGTGACCTGCCCTGCCTTAACACCCATTGCGCATGGCTCTGTGAACTGCTCCGATCCCTCTGTGAATGTCACCTGGGGTACCAACTGCACGTTCACTTGTGAGGAAGGATTTGTCCTGAAAGGACCAGCCACGCTGCAGTGCGGATCTTCTGGGGACTGGATTGGGGAGCAGCCATCCTGTGAAG CTGTGAGGTGTGAGGCTGTAACCTGGCTAGAAGGTTTCATGACCTGTGACCATGCCCC